The genomic DNA CCACGACCTGGCCCGCCTCGTACATCGCATCGATAGACGTGTCCGTCTTCAGTTCCACCATGCCAATTACTATACCGGTATTAGAATGACGGCATGGTACGCACCCCTCTCACCCCCGAAGAGCGCGAACGCGGCGAACGACTCGGCCGGCTGCTCCGCGAGGCCCGCGGTGGCCGCAGCATGACGGACGTGGCGGCGCACGCGGGCATCTCGCCGGAGACCCTCCGGAAGATCGAGACGGGCCGGGCGCCGACACCCGCCTTTTTCACCGTCGCCGCCCTCGCCGACGCCCTCGGCCTCTCCATGGACCAACTCGTGGTCAGGTGTGCGCCGTTGGCGGCCTGAATCGGACGCCTGATGTGGCGGATACGGCATGAACCCGGCGGGCGCACAGCGGGGAGGCGTAGGCTCCCAGACCTCTGCGCCCGGCTCGAAAAGCTTCCGTAGCCGCGTCGTAACACAAATGGTGTTTTCTACGGATCGGAGCATTCCGGTCTGGCGGGAGTTGGAGCATGGCTGTGGATCAACTCCCCGGACAGGTGCGGGAGTTCGCGAACTACCTCGACGGTCTCCTGGCGCGCCTGGACCAGGGCGGCGGCTGGTGCGGGGTGTTCTGGCAGCGCGATCCCGATGGCATGCAAGCCTGTCTCGGCGGCCGTGAGATACCGCCCTGGGACGTGGTCGAGGCCCTCCTCCAGGACCTCGCGGCGGAGTACGGCCACGGTGTCGCGACCCAGGAGGGGGAGCGGGCCCGCGCCCTGCACGCGGCGGCGCTCGCCGCGTTCGACGCCCGTCCCGGCAGCCGGGACGCCCTCGGTGACCGGCTCGACGTGATGCTCCGCGAGCAGAAGTACGCGGCCGAACGGCAGGCGGAACTGGGCCGGTTGCTCAACGTCGCCGGGACCCGGGAAGAGGCCGACGCCCTCCGCCTCGACCTCGCCTGGGCCCACGACGACCACGAACGCGCCACCGCCCGCTGCGCCGAACTCCGCGCCCGCATCGAGCAGTTGGACAACTTCGCCCACCTCCGGGGCAGTCGGGGCGTCCACCGCGACCGGCACGGCAATGTGTTCCGCGTCGACGACATGCCCCAGGACCGGGACAACTCGGCCTACGACCAGAGCAACGCCGCCTACGACCGGAACGCCGCCCCGCACCGGCTGCCCCGCCAGCGCGACACCGAGCAGATGCCCGGTACCACCGGACCGCAGGGCGGCTACGGCAGTGCCGACGGGGTGGTGGGGGCGCGCCGGGACGGCCGAGTGCCGGACGCCCGCCGCGGCTACGAGGAATTCGAGCGCGCGAACCCCGGCTACGCCAACCCGGACCCCGCGCCCGATTTCGACAGCCCGGAACCCATGGCGAGCGGCTTCACCGACCCCGACGCCGCCTCCGCGGCCGAGCTGCCCGACCAGGCCGAGGCCGAGACCGAGGCGGCCGCCCCCGCCCCCAAGCAGCGCAAGCGCCGCCGGGGCAGCGCCCGCTTCGCCGGCCTGGCCGAGGACGACACCGCCACCACCCCGGCCCCGGACCCCGCAGCCGCCGTACCGGAACTCCCCGCGCCCGCGCCCACCACCCGCCGCACCCCGCGCGGAGCCCGCTTCGCCGGGGCCGCCCGGCCGGTCGAGCGGGAGCAGCCGAAGCGGGAGCCCCTGGACGCGGAGGCGCGGCAGAGCACCGTGGAGGCCGTTCGGCGGCTCGTGGGGCTGCGGCGCGAGGGCCGTAGCGGCGAGGCGCACGCACTGCTCGTCGAGGCCGCGTACTGGCCCGCCGCGCGCTTCCCGCTGCTCGCGGCCGAGCTGCAGCGGGCCGGCCTCGGCGCGGACTGGGCGACGCTCCTGTGGGAGGCCGCCTCGCTGCCCGCCGACCGGCTGGTCGGCGCGGCGGACGCGCTGGTCGCGGCCGGCCGTACGGCGGACGGCGAGCAGATCCTGCGGCAGGGCGTGGCCCGCCCCGCCGCCGAGATAGGCGAGGCCGTGCTCGCGCTGGCCGCGGAGGGGCGCCGCCGGGAGATCCGTGCCCTGTTCGACGCGTACGTCCGCGTCCGCACCCCCGAAGAAGCCGCCCGCAGTGTTGCCGCCGACCCGCAGCAGCTCGTTCCGCTCCTGCTGGAGGCCGCCCAGGGTGCCTCCGACGAATGCCACTGGGACCTGGTCCACGCCCTGCGAGTGGCGGGCTTCAGCGCGTGAGCGCTCCGCTGTCATGCGGTTCATTGGCCGCGCGCCGGTGGGGGCTGGGCGCGCAGTTCCCCGCGCCCCTTACGGGGCGCTGTACTGCACGGAGCCCATCCGATCCGGCTACCCGGCCCAGCGGCTCACCCACCGGAGTGTGAAACGCGATCGACTCCGCGGGTTAACGACGATGGTCTTGGCAAGGCTCCTCGGGAGGCTTACGTTCATCCCTCTACGGCCTTTGTCTACGGGCGTAGAGGCTCTGACGTCCCCGTCGAAGGAGCAGCTCATGGCCAACGTCGTACGCGCCGCTCTGGTCCAGGCCACCTGGACCGGTGACACCGACTCCATGGTGGCGAAACACGAGGAACACGCCCGCGAGGCGGCCCGCCAGGGCGCCAAGGTCATCGGGTTCCAGGAAGTGTTCAACGCCCCCTATTTCTGTCAGGTCCAGGAACCGGAGCACTACGACTGGGCCGAGCCGGTGCCCGACGGGCCGACCGTGCGTCGTATGCAACAGCTCGCGCGCGAGACCGGCATGGTGATCGTCGTCCCGGTCTTCGAGATCGAGCAGGACGGCTTCTACTACAACACCGCGGCAGTGATCGACGCCGACGGCACCTTCCTCGGCAAGTACCGCAAGCACCACATCCCCCAGGTCAAGGGCTTCTGGGAGAAGTACTACTTCAGGCCGGGCAACGCCGGCTGGCCCGTCTTCGACACGGCCGTCGGCAAGATCGGCGTCTACATCTGCTACGACCGGCACTTCCCCGAGGGCTGGCGTCAACTCGGGCTCAACGGCGCCCAGTTGGTCTACAACCCGTCCGCCACCTCACGCGGCCTCTCCGCCTACCTCTGGCAGTTGGAACAGCCCGCCGCCGCCGTCGCCAACGAGTACTTCATCGCCGCCATCAACCGGGTGGGAGTGGAGGAGTACGGGGACAACGACTTCTACGGCACCTCGTACTTCGTCAACCCACGCGGCCAGTTCGTCGGCGACGTCGCCAGCGACAAGGTCGAGGAACTCCTCGTCCGCGACCTCGACTTCGGCCTCATCGAAGAAGTACGACAGCAGTGGGCGTTCTACCGCGACCGCCGCCCCGACGCCTACGAAGGGCTGGTGCAGCCGTGACCAAGGACCTGCTGGGACGGCACAAGGCCGTGCTCCCGGACTGGCTCGCCCTCTACTACGAGGACCCGCTCGAAATCACGCACGGCGAGGGCCGGCACGTCTGGGACGCCGAGGGCAACAAGTACCTCGACTTCTTCGGCGGCATCCTCACCACCATGACCGCGCACGCGCTCCCCGAGGTCACCAAGGCGGTCAGCGAGCAGGCCGGGCGGATCATCCACTCGTCCACGCTCTACCTCAACCGGCCGATGGTCGAACTCGCCGAGCGCGTCGCCCAGTTGTCCGGCATCCCCGACGCCCGCGTCTTCTTCACCACCTCGGGCACCGAGGCCAACGACACCGCGCTGATGCTCGCGACCTCGTACCGGCGCAGCAACCAGATCCTGGCCATGCGCAACAGCTACCACGGCCGCTCCTTCAGCTCGGTCGGCATCACCGGCAACCGCGGCTGGTCCCCGACCTCGCTGTCCCCGCTCCAGACGCTGTACGTCCACGGGGGTGTCCGGACGCGCGGACCCTACGCGCACCTGAACGACGCCGAGTTCATCGCGGCCTGCGTGGACGACCTGAAGGACCTGCTCGGTCATGTCCGGCCGCCCGCCGCGCTCATCGCCGAACCCGTCCAGGGCGTCGGCGGGTTCACCTCCCCGCCGGACGGTCTGTACGCGGCCTTCCGTGAAGTGCTGGCCGAGCAGGGCGTGTTGTGGATCGCCGACGAGGTGCAGACCGGCTGGGGCCGCACCGGCGACCACTTCTGGGGCTGGCAGGCCCACGCCGAGAACGGTCCGCCGGACATCCTCACCTTCGCCAAGGGCATCGGCAACGGCAGCTCGATCGGCGGTGTCGTCGCCCGCGCCGACATCATGAACTGCCTGGACTCCAACAGCATTTCGACCTTCGGCGGCACCCAGATCACCATGGCGGCCGGCCTCGCCAACCTCACCTATCTGCTGGAGCACGACCTCCAGGGCAACGCCCGCCGCGTCGGCGGTCTCCTCATCGAGCGGCTGCGGGCCGTCGCCGCACAGCATCCCGGCGTACGGGAAGTGCGCGGGCGCGGGCTGATGATCGGCGTCGAGCTGGTGAAGCCGGGCACCGACGAAGCCGATCCGCAGGCAGCGGGCGCCGCACTGGAAGCGGCCCGTGCGGGCGGCCTGTTGATCGGCAAGGGCGGCGGGCACAACACCAGCGCCCTGCGCATCGCCCCGCCGCTGTCCCTGACCGTCGCGGAGGCCGAAGAGGGCGCCGCCATCCTCGAACAAGCTCTGCGGAGCACGCAGTAGTAGCGGTACGAGCAAGGGAACAGCGCTATGGCCACCACCCTGGACACCCTGGAGCCCGCCCTGTCGGTGCGTCAGGTCCTCGGCCTGGAACGGGTCCTCGCCGGGGAACCCGAGGTGGTGGCCGGCGCGGGCCAACTCGACCGGCTCGTGCGCTGGGTGCACGTCGCCGAGGCCGCCGACGTCGGCGTGATGCTCAGCGGCGGCGAGATGATCCTCACCACCGGCGTCCTGCTCGCCGGTGACGAGGGCGCCCAAGCCGAGTACATCCAGTCCCTGCACCGCGCGGAGGCGTCCGCCGTGGTCCTCGGTCTCGGCCGCGCGTTCCCCGCCCCGCCGGACGTGATGCGCCGCGCCGCCGAGCGCTGCGGGCTGCCCATGGTGGTGCTCCACCGCCCCTTCCCCTTCGCCGAGTTGACGGAAGAGGTCCAATCCCGGCTGGTACGGCGGAAGTTCGCCGCCGTCAGCCTCTCCGAGGCCGTACGGACCGCGCTCACCGGACTCATCACCGGCGGGGCCCCGCTGCAGAGCCTGCTCGACGAGATCGCCGCGCACAGCGCCTGCCCGGTCGTCGTCACCAACCTCGCCCACCGCGTCCTCGCCACGGCGGGGGAGCGGTCGGCGGTGGACGACGTGCTGCGCGACTGGGAGCGCATCGCCCGGCAGGCCGGCGGCAGCGAGGGCGACGGCTGGATCCGCGCCGAGCTGGGCGGACGCGGTGAGCGCTGGGGCCAGATCATGCTGTGCGGCTACCGCGGCGACACCGCCACCGGACGCCTCCTCGCCGACCGCGCGGCCGAAGCCCTCGTCCTGCACCGCATGCTCGGCGGCTCCGCCCACACCTGGGAGGAACAGTCCGCCCAGAGCCTGCTCACCGACCTGGCGAGCGGCGTCGTACCGGCCCGCCAGCTCCTGCCCCGCGCCCGCGCGGCCGGACTCCCGGTCAACCGGCGCACTTTCGTACCGATGGTCGTCCGCGACGGCGACACGGCCCAACTCGACCGGGTGCTACGGCTGTTGGGTCTCCCCGGACTCGTCGCGGAACTGGCCGACGGGGCCACCGCCGTGCTGCTCAGCCTGCCCCGGGACCAGGACGCGGACGCCCTCGCCGCGCACTTCGCGAGCCGACTGCGCACCGAGTCAGGGGCGTTGAAGGCGGTGGTGGCCGCCGCCGGGCAGCGCACCGTCTGGGACGACGTGCCCGCCGGACTGCGCGAGGCACAGCATGTCGCCGACGCCGTGGCCGACTCCAGCGACGCCCTCGACCTCCCCACCGTCGTACGCCTCAAGGACGTTCATCTGCGCGGCCTGATCCGACTGTTGCGGGACGACCCGCAGGTGCAGTCGTTCGCCGAGCGGGAGCTGGACGGGCTGCTGTGCGCGGCCGACGAGGACCTGCTCGCCGTACTGCGGACGTATCTGGCCACCGGCCGCAACAAGTCCCGCACCGCGCAGCTCCACCACGTGTCGCGGCCCGCGCTGTACCGCCGGCTGGAGGCCATAGAGGGCCGGCTCGGGGTGGACCTCGACGATTTCGAGCAGGCCGCCTCGGTGCACATCGCGCTCCTCGCGCACGACGCGCAACAGGGGTGAAACATGGGACTACCTGCGAAAACGGCGGTGAAACATGCGGCCACGACAGGGTGACACCGTGGAACGCCGCGCGCCCGCAGACGTGACACCGTGCAACTCAAACCCGACTTCAGGGCTTCCTAAGCTCCTCGCACACCTAGCGACCGGAGGTCCCGATGAGCACCGTGATTCGTGCCGCCCTGTTCCAGACAGCCTGGACGGGCGACAAGGAGTCCATGATCCAGGTACACGAACAGGCGGTCCGCGACGCGGCCGCGCAGGGTGCTCAAGTCCTGTGCTTCCAGGAGCTGTTCTACGGACCGTACTTCTGCCAGGTCCAGGACAAGGCGTTCTACGAGTACGCCGAGGCGATCCCGGACGGCCCGATCGTCAAGCGCTTCCAGGCGCTCGCCAAGGAACACGGCATCGTCCTGGTCCTCCCGATGTACGAGGAGGAGCAGCCCGGCGTCCTCTACAACACGGCCGCCGTGATCGACGCGGACGGCTCGTACCTCGGCAAGTACCGCAAGCACCACATCCCCCAAGTCCCCGGATTCTGGGAGAAGTTCTACTTCCGCCCGGGCAACAGCGGCTGGCCGATCTTCGACACCAAGGTCGGCAAGATCGGTGTCTACATCTGCTACGACCGGCACTTCCCGGAGGGCTGGCGCGCACTGGGCCTCGCGGGCGCCGAGATCGTCTTCAACCCGTCGGCGACCTCGCGAGGCCTGTCCGCCTATCTGTGGCAGCTGGAGCAGCCCGCGGCTGCCGCCGCCAACGAGTACTTCGTCGGCGCCATCAACCGGGTCGGTGTCGAGGAGCTGGGCGACAACGACTTCTACGGCACGACCTACTTCGTCGACCCGGAGGCCCAGTTCGTCGGCGAGGTCGCCAGCGACAAGGAGACCGAACTGGTCGTCCGCGACCTGGACCTGGCGAAACTCCGCGAGGTCCGCGACCGCTGGCAGTTCTACCGCGACCGCCGCCCGGACGCGTACGGCCCGTTGACCGCACCGTAAAGAAACGTAGGCTCCCCGCGCCCCTGTGGAGGGCGCACCCCTTCCACAGGGGCGCGGGGAAGCGTCCATTGGCGGCTTCGCCGCAGGGCGCGCCCAGCCCCCACAGACCCGCACCAGACCACAATCCAGCGGAGTCAAAACAATGAGCACCCGTACCGTCATCCGCGGCGGCCTAGTCATCACCGCGTCCGACGAACTCCACGCCGACGTCCTGATCGAAGACGGCCGCATCGCAGCACTGGCCACCTCCGGTACCCCGACGGCCGACGCCTGGACCGCCGACCGGGTCATCGACGCCACCGGGAAGTACGTCATCCCGGGCGGGGTCGACGCCCACACCCACATGGAGATGCCGTTCGGCGGCACCAAGGCCGCCGACACCTTCGAGACCGGCACCCGGGCCGCCGCCTGGGGCGGTACGACGACCATCGTCGACTTCGCCATCCAGAGCGTCGGCGGAGCCCTCCGCGAGGGCCTCGACGCCTGGCACGCCAAGGCCGAGGGCAACTGCGCCATCGACTACGGCTTCCACATGATCGTCTCCGACGTCAACGAGAGCACCCTCAAGGAGATGGACCTGCTGGTGCAGGAGGGCGTCACCTCCTTCAAGCAGTTCATGGCCTACCCGGGCGTCTTCTACAGCGACGACGGCCAGATCCTGCGCGCCATGCAACGCGCCGCAGACAACGGCGGGTTGATCATGATGCACGCCGAGAACGGCATCGCGATCGACGTCCTCGTCGAACAGGCGCTCGCGCGCGGCGAGACCGACCCCCGCTACCACGGCGAGGTCCGCAAGTCCCTCCTCGAAGCCGAGGCCACCCACCGCGCCATCAAGCTCGCGCAGGTCGCGGGCGCCCCGCTCTACGTCGTGCACGTCTCCGCGATGGAGGCGGTCGCCGAGCTGGCCAAGGCGCGCGACGAGGGGCTCCCCGTCTTCGGCGAGACCTGTCCGCAGTACCTGTTCCTCTCGACGGACAACCTCGCCGAGCCCGACTTCGAGGGCGCGAAGTACGTGTGCAGCACGCCTCTTCGGCCCAAGGAGCACCAGGCCAAGCTGTGGCAGGGCCTGCGCACCAACGACCTCCAGGTCGTCTCCACCGACCACTGCCCCTTCTGCTTCGTGGGCCAGAAGGAAATGGGCCGGGGCGACTTCTCGAAGATCCCCAACGGCATGCCGGGCGTCGAGAACCGCATGGACCTGCTCCACCAGGGCGTCGTCGACGGCCACATCAGCCGCCGCCGCTGGATCGAGATCGCCTGCGCCTCCCCGGCGCGGATGTTCGGCCTCTACCCGAAGAAGGGCACCATCGCCCCCGGCGCCGACGCCGACGTCGTCATCTACGACCCGAACGCCGAACAGACCGTCTCCGCCGAGACGCACCACATGAACGTCGACTACTCGGCGTACGAGGGCAAGCGCCTCACCGGCCGCGTCGAGACCGTCCTCTCGCGCGGCGAACTCGTCATCACCGAGCGGGAGTACACCGGGCACGCGGGCCACGGCGTCTACACCCCGCGCTCCACCAGTCAGTACCTCAACTAGGAGTGGCGCACATGGACTTCGGACTCGTCCTGCAGACCGACCCGCCGGCCTCGCGGGTCATCAGCCTGATGAAGCGCGCCGAGCGCAACGGCTTCACCTACGGCTGGACCTTCGACTCCGCCGTACTGTGGCAGGAGCCGTTCGTGATCTACAGTCAGATCCTGGCCAACACCACGAAGTTGACGGTCGGCCCGATGGTCACCAACCCGGGCACCCGCACCTGGGAGGTCACCGCCTCCACCTTCGCCACCCTGAACGACATGTTCGGCAACCGCACGGTCTGCGGCATCGGCCGCGGCGACTCCGCGATGCGGGTCGCGGGCCGCACCCCGAACACGCTCGCCCGGATCAGCGAGGCCATGAAGGTCATCAGGGCGCTCGGCTCCGGCCAGGAGGCGGACCTCGGCGGCACGGTCATCAAGTTCCCCTGGGCCAAGGAGGACGCCCAACTCCCGGTCTGGATGGCCGCGTACGGCCCCAAGGCGCTGAAGATGACCGGCGAGGAGGCCGACGGCTTCATCCTCCAGCTCTCGGACCTCTACCTCACCGAGTACATGGTGAAGGCGGTGAAGGACGCGGCCGTGGCGGCCGGGCGTGACCCGTCCGAGGTCAAGATCTGTGTGGCTGCCCCGGCCTACGTCACCGAGGACGACTCGCCCGAGGCACTCGCCCACGCCCGCGACCAGTGTCGCTGGTTCGGTGGCATGGTCGGCAACCACGTCGCCGACCTCGTCTCGAAGTACGGCGAGCACTCCGCCGCCGTACCCGAGGAACTCACGGACTACATCAAGGCCCGTGAGGGGTACGACTATTCGCATCACGGTCGCTCCGACAACCCCGACACCGCCTTCGTGCCCGACGAGATCGTCGACCGGTTCTGCATCATCGGATCGGCCGAGAAGCAGATCGAAAAGCTCAACGCCTTGAAGGAGTTGGGCGTCGACCAGTTCGCCGTCTACGACATGCACGACGCGCAGGAAGCCACGATCGACGCCTACGGGTCGAAGGTGATCCCGGCCGTCAACGGCTGACGCACACCCGCACCACCGCTCAACTCCCCGTCCCCCCACTCCAGTTCTCCCCCTCCCCGCCGTCCCGGGGAGGGGGACCGGAGCCCCGCACGGCCTTTCCGGACCCACCTCATCGATTGGCCTGCCCATGACCGACACCGCTCCCACGGCCATAGAGCCGACCGCTCAAGTCACCCTCGCCGACGGGCGGGTGGAGCTCGCCCCGGGGTCTTCGCTGCCCGCCGGGCCGTACGCCAACGACGATCTGCTGCCGGTTCCCGTCGAGAAGCGCACCTGGACCACGTACAACTTCTCCGCGCTGTGGGTCGGCATGGCCCACAACACGGCCTCCTGGACCCTGGCTTCCGGGCTCATCGCCGTCGGCATGGACTGGAAGCAGGCGGTGTTCACCATCGCCCTGGCCAACCTGATCGTGCTCGTGCCCATGCTGCTCACCGGGCACGCGGGACCGAAGTACGGCATCCCCTTCCCGGTCTTCGCGCGTGCCTCGTTCGGTGTGCGCGGCGCCAACCTCCCAGCCGTGGTGCGGGCGTTGGTGGCCTGTGGCTGGTTCGGCATCCAGACCTGGATCGGCGGTGAGGCGATCTTCTTCCTCGCCGGCAAGCTGATCGGGGACAGTTGGGCCAACGCCTCGCACATCGGCGGGTACGCCTGGACGATGTGGCTGTCGTTCGCGCTGTTCTGGGTGCTCCAAGTGGCCATCATCTACCGGGGCATGGAGACGATCCGCCGCTTCGAGAACTGGGCCGCGCCCTTCGTGCTCGTCGGCGCGTTCGTGATGCTGTGGTGGATGAGCAGCAAGGCCGGCGGCTTCGGCCCGCTCTTCGACCAGCCGTCCAAGCTCGGTTGGGGCGGCAGCTTCTGGAAGCTGTTCTGGCCCTCACTGATGGGCATGATCGGCTTCTGGTCCACGCTGTCGCTGAACATCCCGGACTTCACCCGCTACGGCAAGAGCCAGAAGGCCCAGACATGGGGCCAGGCCCTCGGTCTGCCGACCACCATGACCCTGTTCGCGTTCCTGTCGGTGCTGGTGACCTCCGGTTCGCAGGCCGTGTACGGCACGGCGATCTGGGACCCGGTGCAGCTCGCGGCGAAGACGGACAACGTCGTGGGCCTGCTCTACGCGTTGGTGACCGTGCTGGTGGCGACCCTGTCCGTGAACATCGCGGCCAACCTGGTCTCGCCCGCCTTCGACTTCTCCAACATCGCGCCCCGGAAGATCAGTTTCCGTACCGGCGCCCTCGTGACCAGCGTCCTCGGCGTGCTGATCTTCCCCTGGAAGCTGTACTCCGACCCGCAGGGTTACATCTTCACCTGGCTCGGTCTGGTCGGCGGTCTGCTCGGCACGGTCGCCGGCATCCTCATCGCCGACTACTGGATCCTGCGCCGCGGCAAGCTCGACCTCACCGACCTGTACAAGGCGGGCGGCCGCTACTGGTACGACGGCGGCTGGAACTGGCGGGCCGTCGTCGCCTTCGTGGTGGGTGGTGTACTCGCCGTCGGCGGCGCCGACTTCCACCCGCTGATCGACGGCCGGCCCATCCCGGCCCTGTCCTCGCTCGCCGACTACGGCTGGGCCGTAGGCCTGGGCACGTCGATGGCGCTCTACGTGGCGCTGACGCTGCTGACCGGAAAGAAGCCGACGCCCGTCGAGGCGTAGGCCCCGTTGTTCGGAGGGCGGTCGGGCTAGCTGGCCCTGCCGCCCTCCAGCGCGGTCACCGCTTCCTTCGCGGCCTTGATCGCACCCTTGTTGATCACGTCCGTGCTCGGCGCCTTCTTGTTCTCGAAGTCGCTGCCGTTGTACGTGATGGTCACCAGCGCGTTGCCCGCGCGGACGACGACCGTGCCCTCACGCGTCTGCTGCTTGTCCTCTGTGGTGAGGTTCACGATGGAGTACGCGGAGTCGCCGAGCCCGGGAACCGCGCCGCCGCCGCTCTTCTCCGCAGTCGTCTCGGTGTACGACTTTTTCGCCGCTTCGTCCGATTCCGTGATCTCGTACGACACGTCGAGCCAGCGGTAGTCGTACCCCTTGAGCGCGTTCCACGAGCAGGTGCGGCGCACCTTCGTGTCCGTCGACGGGATCTCCTTGCCGGCCGTCTTCGCGCCCGGCACCAGCGACTTGATCGTCGCCACCGACACGCTTCCGCACGGGGCGGGAGAAGTGGAGTACGCCTTGGCCACGGGCGCCGTCGACGGGGCCGAGGACCCGGACGAGGAGTCGGACTCGGGCGTCGCCTTGTGATCGGCGGTCGTCGTCGCGGCGAACGGACCGGACGTCAGGGCCCAGCCCATCGCGGCGAGCACGACGACCGGCGACAGACGCGCGGTGAGAGCGAGCGGCAGAGGAAGAGAACGCAAGTCGCACTTCTCGTGGGGGAAGGGTGCGGAGCGGGTCCGCACTGCGGACGGGGACGGCCAGTGTCACATGACTCCCTGTGAGGCGGAAGCATGAACTCGCTCCGTGCCTGTGCGGTGACAGTGCCTGACTGAGGACGGGTTGTGTGTCCTCTTATGTCCACCCGTCAGGTGTGAACGGCGGGCACGCGCATCGTCGTCCCGATCCGTTCGACGGCCGCGAACGCCCCGTAGGCGACGAGCCGCACGAGACGCGCGTCACCGTCCGACGGCTCCCGCCAGGCGGCCACGTCCTCCTCCGTGATCCGGTACGGCGCGAGCGCGGCCAGCACCGCGAGGCGCGCCGCCGGCCGCTCCCGCCGGCTCGGGAAGCCGCGCAGGACGACCGGCGGATGCGAACCGTCCCAGGCCCACAGCGTCTCCCGTACGAGCGTCCGGTCGTCCGCGTCGAGCAGCTCGGCACCCGCGAGCGCGGCCGTGCGCAGCGCGTCGTAGGCCGGGCCCACCGGCGTCCCGGCCGCCCAGTCCGGGCCGGGTCCCGGCGTGTCGAGCAGGGGGAGTGCCGCTCCGGGGACGGCGGTACGGCGCACGGTGCGGGCGACGCTGCGGCCCACGAGGCTCCGTACGGCCCGGAACCGCTGGGCGTTGCCCGGCAGGAGCTGTTCGGTCAGCAGGGCCGACACGACGCGGTTGATGAAGTGGAAGGCGAGCGCGGTGCCCAGGTAGGCGGGCGCCTGCTCGCGCGGGAACGGGTACGGCGTGAGGGCCGCGCCGGGGACACGCGTCCGGCGGCCCCAGTCGAGCACGCGCGCGTGCTCCTCGTTCTCCGGTGTGCCGCCGCGCGCCAGGTGCTCGGCGAGGGCGTGGTCGCCGGTGGCGTGCAGCAGGACGGTGTGCGCGTCCGCGCAGAACGGGCACTTGTTCGCGAGCGAGACGCCGAGCGCGGCCAGCTCCTTGCCGGTGCGGCTGCCGGCGCCCGCGATCAGCGACTCGCGCATCAACGCCCAGGCGGGGGCGAGGAGTTCGGGCGCGGAGGACAGGACCACGAAGGTCGGGGGCCGTTCGATACCGAAGTCGACGGCAATCTGCTCGAAGACCTCGGCGGTGCGGCCGGTGGCGGACTTCGGCGACGGGGGCCGGGTGTGCCGGAAGGGTGTGGGCATGGCAGCAGCGTGCGCTGCTCGGGTGCCCCCGGTCGTCGTACGGCCGAAGGGAGTTGACGCTGCGTCGGCCGGTCGGCGCGGGCCCGGGTAGTACTGCGTGGGGAGTAGTCCAGGAGTTGTCCACAGGGCTGACGCCTGTGTCGGCGCGGCGGTCTACTGTGCGGTCATGAGCGGGTACCCGGTCGATGTGACCCCACGCAGGCGCCTCGCCGACGCGTCCCTCGCGGTCGTGATCGGCGCCCTCGTCATGACCGTCGCCGCCTTCGACACGGACACGACCGCCGTCGACTACGCGCTCGTCGCCCTCGCCTCGGCCGCCCTGGCGTTCTACCAGACGGCTCCGCGCGCGGTCCTCGCCGTGACCACGGCGGGGGAGGCGGCCTATGTCCTGCACGCCCACCCGGGGCCGATCGCCGGTCTGCCCGTCCTCGCCGCCATGCACACGGCGGCGCGGGTGGGACACCGCGGCTGGGCGGCCGGGGCGGGCGCGGTGTTCCTGGCGGCGTACTTCGCGACGGGGCCCACGACCCAGCAGGTG from Streptomyces sp. NBC_01478 includes the following:
- a CDS encoding helix-turn-helix domain-containing protein, with amino-acid sequence MVRTPLTPEERERGERLGRLLREARGGRSMTDVAAHAGISPETLRKIETGRAPTPAFFTVAALADALGLSMDQLVVRCAPLAA
- a CDS encoding nitrilase-related carbon-nitrogen hydrolase; translation: MANVVRAALVQATWTGDTDSMVAKHEEHAREAARQGAKVIGFQEVFNAPYFCQVQEPEHYDWAEPVPDGPTVRRMQQLARETGMVIVVPVFEIEQDGFYYNTAAVIDADGTFLGKYRKHHIPQVKGFWEKYYFRPGNAGWPVFDTAVGKIGVYICYDRHFPEGWRQLGLNGAQLVYNPSATSRGLSAYLWQLEQPAAAVANEYFIAAINRVGVEEYGDNDFYGTSYFVNPRGQFVGDVASDKVEELLVRDLDFGLIEEVRQQWAFYRDRRPDAYEGLVQP
- a CDS encoding PucR family transcriptional regulator, yielding MATTLDTLEPALSVRQVLGLERVLAGEPEVVAGAGQLDRLVRWVHVAEAADVGVMLSGGEMILTTGVLLAGDEGAQAEYIQSLHRAEASAVVLGLGRAFPAPPDVMRRAAERCGLPMVVLHRPFPFAELTEEVQSRLVRRKFAAVSLSEAVRTALTGLITGGAPLQSLLDEIAAHSACPVVVTNLAHRVLATAGERSAVDDVLRDWERIARQAGGSEGDGWIRAELGGRGERWGQIMLCGYRGDTATGRLLADRAAEALVLHRMLGGSAHTWEEQSAQSLLTDLASGVVPARQLLPRARAAGLPVNRRTFVPMVVRDGDTAQLDRVLRLLGLPGLVAELADGATAVLLSLPRDQDADALAAHFASRLRTESGALKAVVAAAGQRTVWDDVPAGLREAQHVADAVADSSDALDLPTVVRLKDVHLRGLIRLLRDDPQVQSFAERELDGLLCAADEDLLAVLRTYLATGRNKSRTAQLHHVSRPALYRRLEAIEGRLGVDLDDFEQAASVHIALLAHDAQQG
- a CDS encoding aspartate aminotransferase family protein, with translation MTKDLLGRHKAVLPDWLALYYEDPLEITHGEGRHVWDAEGNKYLDFFGGILTTMTAHALPEVTKAVSEQAGRIIHSSTLYLNRPMVELAERVAQLSGIPDARVFFTTSGTEANDTALMLATSYRRSNQILAMRNSYHGRSFSSVGITGNRGWSPTSLSPLQTLYVHGGVRTRGPYAHLNDAEFIAACVDDLKDLLGHVRPPAALIAEPVQGVGGFTSPPDGLYAAFREVLAEQGVLWIADEVQTGWGRTGDHFWGWQAHAENGPPDILTFAKGIGNGSSIGGVVARADIMNCLDSNSISTFGGTQITMAAGLANLTYLLEHDLQGNARRVGGLLIERLRAVAAQHPGVREVRGRGLMIGVELVKPGTDEADPQAAGAALEAARAGGLLIGKGGGHNTSALRIAPPLSLTVAEAEEGAAILEQALRSTQ
- a CDS encoding nitrilase-related carbon-nitrogen hydrolase, whose protein sequence is MSTVIRAALFQTAWTGDKESMIQVHEQAVRDAAAQGAQVLCFQELFYGPYFCQVQDKAFYEYAEAIPDGPIVKRFQALAKEHGIVLVLPMYEEEQPGVLYNTAAVIDADGSYLGKYRKHHIPQVPGFWEKFYFRPGNSGWPIFDTKVGKIGVYICYDRHFPEGWRALGLAGAEIVFNPSATSRGLSAYLWQLEQPAAAAANEYFVGAINRVGVEELGDNDFYGTTYFVDPEAQFVGEVASDKETELVVRDLDLAKLREVRDRWQFYRDRRPDAYGPLTAP